From the genome of Thiovibrio frasassiensis:
TCATTTTTTGCGAGATGTAGTCAAGCAAGACCGGGGCGGCAAAGAGGTTGTCCACCGGGATATTAAAAAATCCCTGAATCTGGCCGGCATGGAGGTCCATGGTCAGAACCCGCCGTACCCCTACGACCATCATCATCTCAGCCACGACCTTGGCGGTAATGGGCACCCTGGGAGCAACCTTACGGTCCTGCCTGGCATAGCCATAATAGGGAAGAACCGCGGTGATCCTGCGGGCGGAAGCGCGCCGCATGGCGTCGACCATGATGACCAGCTCCATGAGATGGTCATTCACGGGCGGGCAGGTCGGCTGGATAATAAAGACATCCCGGCCGCGAACGTTTTCGCCGATCTCGACAAAGATTTCCCCATCGCTGAACCGGCGAACTTCCGCCTTGGACAGGGGCACCCCGAGATAGTTACATATATCCCCAGCCAAGGCTGGGTTGGCGTTACCGGCAAAGACCTTCATATCTTTCATTCTGTTGCCTGAAGTTCGGGTTATCGTATTTCCGCCGCTGCGAATTGCCTACTCCAGCCATGCGCGCCAGAGGAAATAAAAATGGCTGGGGCGGCAGGATTCGAACCTGCGAATGTCAGCGTCAAAGGCTGATGTCTTACCGCTTGACGACGCCCCAACGTCTTAAAGCTTTGCCTGTGTGCTCAGTGGTTGTGCAAGAAAGACATTCCGGCCGAAACGTTCTGCAAATCGAGCAACGCTTTTCCGCGCTTGCGCCTCGTTGTCAAAAAG
Proteins encoded in this window:
- a CDS encoding ribose-phosphate pyrophosphokinase — protein: MKDMKVFAGNANPALAGDICNYLGVPLSKAEVRRFSDGEIFVEIGENVRGRDVFIIQPTCPPVNDHLMELVIMVDAMRRASARRITAVLPYYGYARQDRKVAPRVPITAKVVAEMMMVVGVRRVLTMDLHAGQIQGFFNIPVDNLFAAPVLLDYISQKMKNDVVMVSPDAGGVERTRAFAKRLNASLAIVDKRRERANECKAMNVIGDVAGKTAILLDDMVDTAGTLCAGADALIDAGAKDVYACCSHGVLSGPAIERLEKSKIKSLIITDSIPLSEAARNCKKIKVLSVCQLLGEAVKRIHSEDSVSSLFV